In one window of Synergistaceae bacterium DNA:
- a CDS encoding anaerobic ribonucleoside triphosphate reductase, producing MITKIEKRDGRQAPFNIEKIANAIFRALNVTREAELLSPAVPTSSLAFSLAEKVVARLETMPRRVPLPREEAPDPNFIARELLILDDDVREYPPHVEEIQDVVERILIESGCVETAKAYILYRAQRSRVRDMNNRLMSIYEDLTFKAAQDNDLKRENANIDGDTAMGVMLRYGSEGAKYFNEIFLLKPEHAAAHREGDIHIHDMDFLSLTTTCCQIDLEKLFRGGFSTGHGFLREPNDIRSYSALACIAIQSNQNDQHGGQSVPAFDYAMAPGVSKTYAKLHEQNLRKAMKLMFGVESVDLLPEEPDPLRREELRKKLEEAERFARDEAMEETDRATYQAMEALIHNLNTMHSRAGAQIPFSSLNYGTDTSFEGRMITKNLLLATDAGLGNGETPIFPVSIFKVKEGVNYRPGDPNYDLFQLACRVSARRLFPNFAFLDAPFNLQYYRQGRPETEVAYMGCRTRVIGNVTDESREIVTGRGNLSFTTINLPRLALKSQGDEKEFFRLLDGQIDLVIDQLLERFKIQAKKKVKNFPFLMGQGIWLDSDKLDREDEIGEVLRHGSLSVGFIGLAECLKALTGRHHGESPEAQATGLEIISHMRRRMDDASLRFKMNFTLLATPAEGTAGRFVKMDRRLFGAREGVTDREYYTNSFHVPVYHKLTAFEKIRLEAPYHALTNAGHITYVEMDGDPLLNLAAFEKIIQGMKEAGVGYGSVNHPLDRDPICGYTGVIGENCPQCGREEGGVRFERIRRITGYLVGTLDRFNDAKKAEERDRVKHCSGLHDLGDGKNPAL from the coding sequence ATGATTACGAAGATCGAGAAACGCGACGGACGTCAGGCTCCTTTCAACATTGAAAAAATAGCCAACGCAATTTTCAGAGCCCTGAACGTAACCCGGGAGGCGGAGTTATTGTCCCCTGCCGTCCCCACTTCCAGCCTGGCTTTTTCGCTGGCCGAAAAAGTCGTCGCCCGGCTGGAGACCATGCCCCGCCGCGTGCCTCTGCCCAGGGAAGAAGCGCCCGATCCGAATTTCATTGCCAGAGAGCTTTTGATCCTCGACGACGACGTCCGCGAGTACCCTCCTCACGTGGAGGAAATTCAGGACGTGGTGGAGCGGATTTTGATCGAAAGCGGCTGCGTGGAGACCGCGAAAGCCTACATCCTCTACCGGGCCCAGCGCAGCCGGGTTCGGGACATGAACAACAGGCTCATGAGCATCTACGAAGACCTGACGTTCAAAGCCGCCCAGGATAACGACCTGAAGCGGGAAAACGCCAACATCGACGGAGACACGGCCATGGGCGTCATGCTGCGCTACGGCTCGGAAGGGGCGAAATATTTCAACGAGATTTTTCTGTTGAAGCCGGAACACGCCGCCGCCCACCGGGAGGGCGACATCCACATTCACGACATGGACTTTCTGAGCCTGACGACAACCTGCTGTCAGATCGACCTGGAGAAGCTTTTCAGGGGAGGTTTCAGCACGGGACACGGATTTCTGCGGGAGCCCAACGACATTCGCAGCTACTCCGCCCTGGCCTGCATCGCCATCCAGTCCAACCAGAACGATCAGCACGGCGGACAGAGCGTCCCCGCCTTCGATTACGCCATGGCCCCCGGCGTGTCGAAAACTTACGCGAAACTCCACGAGCAGAACCTGCGCAAGGCGATGAAGCTCATGTTCGGCGTGGAGAGCGTCGACCTTCTCCCGGAGGAGCCGGATCCCCTGCGGAGGGAGGAGCTGCGGAAAAAGCTGGAAGAAGCGGAGCGGTTTGCCCGAGACGAGGCCATGGAGGAGACGGACCGGGCCACCTATCAGGCCATGGAGGCCCTGATTCACAACCTCAACACCATGCACAGCCGGGCCGGAGCGCAAATTCCCTTCAGCTCCCTGAACTACGGGACGGACACCTCCTTCGAGGGGCGCATGATCACGAAAAACCTGCTTCTGGCCACGGATGCCGGACTGGGGAACGGCGAAACGCCCATCTTCCCCGTGAGCATTTTCAAGGTGAAGGAAGGCGTCAACTATCGTCCGGGCGACCCGAATTACGACCTGTTCCAGCTGGCCTGCCGGGTGAGCGCCAGACGGCTTTTCCCCAACTTCGCCTTTCTGGACGCGCCTTTCAACCTGCAGTATTACCGTCAGGGACGTCCTGAGACGGAGGTCGCCTATATGGGCTGCCGCACGCGGGTTATCGGCAACGTGACGGATGAAAGCCGCGAAATCGTCACAGGCCGCGGAAATTTGAGCTTCACCACCATCAATCTGCCCCGTCTGGCCCTGAAAAGTCAGGGAGACGAAAAGGAGTTTTTCCGGCTGCTGGACGGGCAAATCGATCTCGTTATCGATCAGCTGCTGGAGCGGTTCAAAATTCAGGCGAAGAAAAAAGTTAAAAACTTTCCGTTCCTGATGGGGCAGGGGATCTGGCTGGATTCCGACAAGCTCGACCGGGAGGACGAAATTGGAGAAGTTCTGCGGCACGGTTCGCTGTCCGTGGGTTTCATCGGTCTTGCCGAATGCCTGAAGGCCCTGACGGGACGCCACCATGGAGAATCCCCGGAGGCTCAGGCCACAGGGCTCGAAATCATATCCCACATGCGCCGGCGCATGGACGACGCCAGTCTGAGGTTCAAAATGAACTTCACCCTTCTGGCGACGCCCGCGGAGGGGACGGCGGGGCGTTTCGTCAAGATGGACCGGCGTCTTTTCGGCGCGCGGGAGGGCGTCACCGACCGGGAGTATTACACCAACAGCTTCCACGTGCCGGTGTATCACAAACTGACGGCCTTCGAAAAGATCCGGCTGGAGGCCCCCTATCACGCCCTGACCAACGCGGGGCACATCACCTACGTGGAGATGGACGGCGATCCCCTTCTGAACCTGGCGGCCTTCGAAAAAATCATCCAGGGCATGAAGGAAGCGGGGGTTGGATACGGGTCCGTCAATCATCCTCTGGACCGCGATCCGATTTGCGGATACACGGGCGTCATCGG
- the meaB gene encoding methylmalonyl Co-A mutase-associated GTPase MeaB, with protein MSPNKYGQPSEEAYVEGVLQGDRTMLSRAITLVESNAAKHFDMGQRVIRSLLPHTGKSVRVGITGVPGAGKSTFIEALGLWLCRQGHRVAVLAVDPSSSVSGGSILGDKTRMEHLTREPHAFIRPSPSGGTLGGLTRKSRETLLLCEAAGYDVILVETVGVGQGETTVRSMVDFFLLLVITGAGDELQGMKKGVMELADAVLVNKADGSNKLQADATRVDYERVLHWLRPATEGWTTRACTCSALEGSGIKEIWDVIQQFMRQVRESGVFDARRRQQTLSWVYGMIEERLQKDFYDCPAVASARTDVENKLLKGEISATQAAQDLLSRYRAAVS; from the coding sequence GTGTCTCCCAATAAGTACGGGCAGCCCTCCGAGGAAGCCTACGTCGAGGGGGTGCTTCAGGGTGACCGGACGATGCTGTCCCGGGCGATCACCCTGGTGGAAAGCAACGCCGCAAAGCACTTCGATATGGGACAGCGGGTTATTCGAAGCCTGCTGCCCCATACGGGAAAATCCGTCAGGGTCGGCATCACGGGCGTTCCCGGCGCGGGGAAAAGCACCTTTATCGAGGCTCTGGGCCTCTGGCTTTGCCGTCAGGGGCACAGGGTGGCGGTTTTGGCGGTGGACCCCAGCAGCAGCGTCAGCGGAGGAAGCATTCTGGGCGATAAGACGCGCATGGAGCACCTGACCCGGGAGCCCCACGCGTTTATACGGCCGTCTCCGTCAGGGGGCACTCTGGGAGGGCTGACCCGCAAAAGTCGGGAAACCCTCCTTTTGTGTGAGGCCGCCGGATATGACGTCATTCTGGTGGAAACGGTGGGAGTGGGGCAGGGGGAAACAACGGTCCGGTCCATGGTGGATTTCTTTCTGCTGCTGGTCATCACCGGCGCGGGGGACGAGCTTCAGGGGATGAAAAAGGGCGTCATGGAGCTGGCGGACGCCGTTCTCGTCAACAAAGCGGACGGGAGCAACAAACTGCAGGCCGACGCGACCCGGGTCGACTACGAGAGGGTCCTTCACTGGCTGCGGCCGGCGACGGAGGGCTGGACCACCCGCGCCTGCACCTGCTCCGCTCTGGAGGGCTCCGGCATAAAGGAAATCTGGGACGTGATTCAGCAGTTCATGCGGCAGGTTCGGGAGAGCGGCGTGTTCGACGCGCGCCGCAGACAGCAGACCCTGTCCTGGGTTTACGGCATGATCGAGGAGCGTCTTCAGAAGGATTTTTACGACTGTCCGGCGGTGGCCTCGGCCCGAACAGACGTGGAAAACAAACTCCTGAAAGGCGAAATTTCGGCCACGCAGGCCGCTCAGGATCTGCTCAGCCGCTACCGCGCGGCAGTGAGTTAA
- the scpA gene encoding methylmalonyl-CoA mutase, with the protein MGGGSKNPDFTQIAFRDPARPGNSGKKQWEGRFREETGQAPEASRAQTMEQIDVLPLYTEEAYQGMLHLNTMPGLPPFLRGPYPTMYVTRPWTVRQYAGFSTAEESNAFYRRNLAAGQKGLSIAFDLATHRGYDSDHPRVVGDVGKAGVAVDSILDMEILFSGIPLDQMSVSMTMNGAVLPIMAFYILAAEEQGVDRSVLNGTIQNDILKEFMVRNTYIYPPKASMRIIGDIFAYTSKYMPKFNSISISGYHIQEAGATADIELAYTLADGLEYLRTGVKAGLSIDAFAPRISFFWGIGKNYFMEVAKMRAARMIWAKIVRSFGPKNAKSMALRTHCQTSGWSLTEQDPFNNVERTCIEAMAAALGHTQSLHTNALDEAIALPTDFSARIARNTQLYIQDETKVCKVIDPWGGSYYVESLTDALLRRGWAHIQEVEGLGGMAAAIDTGLPKMRIEEAAARRQAHIDSGREKIVGVNDFRLDKEDPLEILEVDNSAVREAQIARLKKLRAGRDPEKVKSCLEAITHSMETGEGNLLELAVDAARARASLGEISDAVEKVCGRHKAVIRSISGIYGSEFADEEVIEEVRAMTSAFEAKEGRRPRIMVVKMGQDGHDRGAKVIATAFADMGYDVDVGPLFQTPAEAAQAAVDNDVHIVGMSSLAAGHKTLLPQLVEELRKLGREDIMVVIGGVIPAQDYDFLRQNGASAIFGPGTVIPVAAKQIMEELNRRVSQ; encoded by the coding sequence ATGGGCGGCGGCAGCAAAAATCCGGATTTCACCCAAATCGCCTTTCGGGATCCGGCCCGTCCCGGAAATTCCGGGAAAAAACAGTGGGAAGGACGCTTCAGAGAAGAAACGGGCCAAGCGCCGGAAGCGTCCCGGGCGCAGACGATGGAGCAAATCGACGTTCTGCCGCTTTACACGGAAGAAGCGTACCAGGGGATGCTTCACCTGAACACCATGCCGGGTCTGCCTCCTTTTCTCAGGGGACCCTATCCGACCATGTACGTCACCCGTCCCTGGACCGTGCGTCAGTACGCCGGATTTTCCACCGCGGAGGAAAGCAACGCTTTTTATCGAAGGAACCTGGCCGCCGGGCAGAAGGGACTTTCCATCGCCTTCGACCTGGCCACCCATCGGGGCTACGACTCCGACCATCCCCGGGTGGTGGGGGACGTGGGCAAGGCCGGCGTGGCCGTGGACTCCATTCTCGACATGGAGATTCTTTTCTCCGGAATTCCGCTGGATCAGATGTCGGTTTCCATGACCATGAACGGAGCGGTTCTGCCCATCATGGCCTTCTACATTCTCGCGGCCGAAGAGCAGGGCGTGGACCGGTCCGTCCTGAACGGAACCATTCAGAACGACATTCTGAAGGAGTTCATGGTCCGGAACACCTATATCTATCCGCCCAAGGCCTCGATGCGCATTATCGGGGACATTTTCGCCTATACGTCGAAGTACATGCCGAAGTTCAACAGCATCAGCATTTCCGGGTATCACATTCAGGAGGCGGGGGCCACGGCGGACATTGAGCTGGCCTACACCCTGGCGGACGGCCTGGAATACCTGCGAACCGGAGTAAAAGCCGGTTTGTCCATCGATGCCTTCGCCCCGCGGATTTCGTTTTTCTGGGGAATCGGCAAGAACTATTTCATGGAGGTTGCAAAAATGCGGGCCGCGCGCATGATCTGGGCTAAAATCGTCCGGTCCTTCGGCCCCAAAAACGCGAAATCCATGGCACTTCGAACCCACTGCCAGACTTCCGGTTGGAGCCTTACGGAACAGGACCCCTTCAACAACGTGGAAAGAACCTGTATCGAGGCCATGGCCGCGGCTTTGGGCCACACCCAGTCTCTGCACACCAACGCCCTGGACGAGGCGATTGCGCTTCCCACGGACTTCTCGGCGCGCATCGCCCGAAACACGCAGCTTTACATTCAGGACGAAACCAAAGTCTGCAAGGTCATCGATCCCTGGGGCGGGTCGTACTACGTGGAATCCCTGACGGACGCTCTTCTCCGGAGGGGCTGGGCCCATATTCAGGAGGTGGAGGGTCTGGGTGGAATGGCCGCGGCCATCGACACCGGCCTGCCGAAGATGCGAATCGAGGAAGCCGCCGCCCGTCGTCAGGCTCATATCGACTCGGGCAGGGAGAAAATAGTGGGAGTCAACGACTTCCGTCTGGATAAGGAAGACCCTCTGGAGATTCTGGAGGTGGACAACAGCGCCGTTCGCGAGGCTCAGATCGCCCGCCTGAAAAAACTCCGCGCCGGCCGCGATCCGGAAAAGGTGAAATCCTGTCTTGAGGCCATCACCCATTCCATGGAAACCGGCGAGGGCAACCTGCTGGAGCTCGCGGTGGACGCGGCCCGGGCCCGAGCGTCGCTGGGCGAAATTTCGGACGCCGTGGAAAAGGTCTGCGGGCGGCACAAAGCCGTCATCCGCTCCATTTCCGGAATCTACGGCAGCGAGTTTGCCGACGAGGAAGTCATTGAGGAGGTGCGGGCCATGACCAGCGCCTTCGAGGCCAAAGAGGGCCGGCGTCCCCGGATTATGGTGGTGAAAATGGGTCAGGACGGCCATGACCGTGGAGCGAAGGTCATCGCCACCGCCTTTGCGGACATGGGGTATGACGTGGACGTGGGGCCGCTGTTCCAGACCCCGGCGGAGGCGGCCCAGGCGGCCGTGGACAACGACGTGCACATCGTGGGGATGAGCTCTCTGGCCGCCGGGCACAAGACCCTTCTGCCTCAGCTTGTGGAGGAGCTCCGCAAACTGGGTCGGGAGGACATCATGGTCGTCATCGGCGGGGTCATTCCGGCTCAGGATTACGACTTCCTGCGTCAGAACGGCGCTTCCGCCATCTTCGGACCCGGCACGGTCATCCCCGTGGCGGCCAAACAAATTATGGAGGAATTGAATCGACGTGTCTCCCAATAA
- a CDS encoding acyl-CoA mutase large subunit family protein: MNVTDGHHCCEAGGAQTLPVGEADAKINFDEFPSVSYEEWKEAAIGALKGAPFEKSMYTSTYEGITLDPLYTAENTKNLDSPRSFPGAGSLLRGTNASGYIAAPWEIAQPADALLPEDAGGQVRHELEKGASAAAVLLDGASLRGLDADAGSAADSPGVSLSTLEDVEKLFGSLSLERSPIHLYAGASSAPLLGFVAAFAKKRGIPLDRLSGCIGADPFGAWLQNGALCCGTDRLFDEMAQGILWTEKHMPRMRTVLIRGSVVHNGGGNAIQEAGGALAAAIEAIRAMSARQVDVNAFARHLRFEFSLGSNFFMEIAKIRAVREIWAQIVDAFGGEESAKKANIFGRTSFFTKTLYDPYVNMLRNTTEAFSGVLAGLDGLTVGCFDEAAGPGDEFSRRIARNTQILLKEEFSLLQPVDPAGGAWYLETLTDTLARKIWEWIQNIEKEGGFSAGVRSGTLQSSVEKILAERFKRLASRSDRAVGTNMYPNMEETETLSKNGKNEGEDPSRARGRRLETLKKFRAARDGGKCQKALEQVTVSGLAGGEPVDRIVLAAEAGATLGEVRARLNDGQAPDITPVAAHRWTEQYEALRLRTEKFRQDRGSSVKIFLANMGPIPQHKARADFITGFMEVAGFDVLKNSGFPTTEECAAAAAASGADVAVICSTDDSYPELVPPLARSIREKAPGLKIFLAGAPKEEFKQSYLDAGVNDFISVRSNCLSVLTDLQKAKGMF, translated from the coding sequence TTGAACGTTACAGACGGACATCACTGCTGCGAAGCTGGAGGGGCCCAAACGCTTCCCGTGGGGGAAGCCGATGCCAAAATCAATTTCGACGAGTTCCCTTCCGTCAGCTACGAAGAATGGAAGGAAGCGGCGATTGGCGCGCTCAAAGGAGCTCCCTTCGAAAAGAGCATGTACACCTCCACGTACGAGGGGATCACGCTGGACCCCCTTTACACCGCCGAAAACACGAAGAACCTCGATTCTCCCCGATCGTTTCCCGGGGCGGGAAGCCTGCTGAGGGGGACGAACGCCTCCGGGTACATCGCCGCTCCCTGGGAAATCGCCCAGCCCGCGGACGCGCTTCTGCCGGAGGACGCCGGCGGGCAGGTTCGTCATGAGCTGGAGAAAGGGGCCTCCGCCGCGGCGGTTCTGCTGGACGGGGCCTCGCTCCGGGGCCTCGACGCCGACGCCGGTTCCGCGGCGGACTCGCCCGGAGTTTCGCTTTCCACGCTGGAAGACGTGGAAAAACTTTTCGGTTCCCTGAGCCTGGAGCGGTCTCCGATACACCTTTACGCGGGGGCCTCCTCAGCGCCGCTGCTGGGCTTTGTCGCCGCCTTCGCGAAAAAGCGGGGCATTCCGCTGGATCGTCTGAGCGGCTGCATCGGCGCGGATCCCTTCGGGGCCTGGCTGCAAAACGGAGCCCTCTGCTGCGGCACGGACCGCCTTTTCGACGAAATGGCCCAGGGCATTCTCTGGACGGAGAAACACATGCCCCGTATGCGAACGGTTCTGATTCGGGGGTCCGTCGTGCACAACGGAGGGGGCAACGCCATTCAGGAGGCCGGAGGGGCTCTGGCCGCCGCCATCGAGGCGATTCGGGCCATGAGCGCCCGGCAGGTGGACGTGAACGCCTTTGCCCGTCACCTGCGGTTCGAGTTCTCCCTTGGCTCCAACTTCTTCATGGAAATCGCGAAAATCCGCGCCGTCCGCGAAATCTGGGCTCAGATCGTGGATGCCTTCGGAGGGGAGGAATCGGCGAAAAAAGCCAATATTTTCGGACGAACCTCCTTCTTCACGAAAACGCTTTACGACCCTTACGTCAATATGCTGCGGAACACGACGGAGGCTTTTTCCGGCGTTCTGGCGGGACTCGACGGCCTGACCGTGGGCTGTTTCGACGAGGCGGCGGGGCCCGGCGACGAATTTTCCCGTCGCATCGCGCGGAATACGCAAATTCTTCTGAAAGAGGAATTTTCTCTCCTTCAGCCCGTCGATCCGGCGGGAGGGGCCTGGTATCTGGAAACCCTGACGGACACGCTGGCCCGCAAAATATGGGAGTGGATTCAGAACATCGAAAAGGAAGGGGGCTTTTCCGCCGGAGTCCGGTCGGGAACCCTGCAGTCCTCGGTGGAAAAAATCCTGGCGGAGCGCTTCAAAAGACTGGCCTCCCGTTCCGACAGGGCGGTGGGAACCAACATGTACCCCAACATGGAAGAAACGGAAACCCTTTCGAAAAACGGGAAAAACGAAGGGGAAGACCCATCCCGCGCCCGCGGCCGGCGCCTTGAGACGCTGAAAAAATTCCGCGCCGCCCGGGACGGGGGAAAATGCCAAAAGGCCCTGGAACAGGTGACCGTCAGTGGTCTCGCGGGCGGGGAGCCTGTGGATCGGATCGTCCTCGCGGCGGAGGCTGGCGCGACCCTGGGAGAGGTGCGAGCCCGACTGAACGACGGACAGGCCCCCGACATTACGCCTGTCGCCGCCCATCGCTGGACGGAGCAGTACGAGGCGCTGCGGCTGCGAACGGAAAAATTCAGGCAGGACAGGGGGAGCAGCGTCAAAATTTTCCTGGCCAACATGGGGCCCATTCCCCAGCACAAGGCCCGCGCCGATTTCATCACGGGCTTTATGGAGGTCGCCGGCTTCGACGTGCTGAAAAACAGTGGTTTTCCCACAACGGAGGAATGCGCCGCCGCAGCGGCGGCCAGCGGTGCGGACGTGGCCGTGATCTGCTCCACGGACGATTCCTACCCCGAGCTGGTTCCGCCTCTGGCGCGTTCCATCCGGGAAAAGGCGCCGGGTCTGAAAATTTTTCTGGCGGGCGCTCCCAAAGAGGAGTTCAAACAGTCTTATCTCGACGCCGGAGTGAACGATTTCATCAGCGTGCGCTCCAACTGTCTTTCCGTGCTGACGGATTTACAAAAAGCAAAGGGGATGTTTTAA
- a CDS encoding HIRAN domain-containing protein: MANIVRVEKHNIVQFLHSAGAAGLPGPFRQDIHLTDVHVAGVARTEGTGEAGPRLAVGAKLQFFREADNLHDPLAILVKDAEGNSLGYVPRNKNEVLSRLMDAGKRLYGTIVEKELVGGWPKIMMRIYLED, from the coding sequence ATGGCAAATATCGTCAGGGTCGAGAAACACAATATCGTCCAGTTTTTACACAGCGCGGGCGCGGCCGGGCTTCCGGGGCCTTTCCGGCAGGACATCCATCTGACGGACGTCCACGTCGCCGGAGTCGCCCGCACGGAGGGAACCGGAGAGGCCGGACCTCGCCTCGCCGTGGGAGCGAAGCTCCAATTTTTCCGGGAGGCGGACAACCTCCACGACCCCCTGGCCATTCTGGTCAAAGACGCCGAAGGCAACAGTCTGGGCTACGTTCCCAGAAACAAAAACGAGGTGCTGTCGCGGCTGATGGACGCGGGCAAGCGGCTCTACGGAACCATCGTCGAAAAAGAGCTGGTGGGCGGCTGGCCGAAAATCATGATGCGGATTTATCTGGAGGATTAG